A part of Deinococcus aerius genomic DNA contains:
- a CDS encoding S8 family serine peptidase, which produces MKVLPSVLLAAALVGAGALAAPQIIPIPALPPSSGTPLPELAPLPPRPAPLPPLVPLSPSPITPAAYRPSDPLFAQQWNLQAIRAPGAWAQLAGTGRGARVTVAVLDTGFVNSPELAGRVVNGYDFVSDPARAGDGNGRDRDASGVGEFAYHAEVIGNLIGAAHDGRGMAGINPQARVVQVRVAGTDGMVAPQDLADGLRWAAGLSVPGTPLNLYPAKVLNLSLFADFIPLTGCDARIQAAVDAVTARGALVVAGAANDGADARGYSPAGCRNVLTVTSVTQGGQRPGYANWGTSVALAAPGGEPGHGIPASSLSGPGGERSPNGTSFAAPHAAGVASLLFGLKLTLTPAQVRDLLTRTATPFPGGRCDPDPGKLCGRGTLNAEAAVRAALASPGPSAPAGTLR; this is translated from the coding sequence ATGAAGGTGCTGCCGTCCGTTCTCCTCGCCGCCGCCCTCGTGGGTGCGGGGGCGCTCGCCGCCCCGCAGATCATCCCCATCCCGGCGCTGCCCCCATCGTCGGGAACGCCTCTTCCCGAACTCGCCCCCCTGCCCCCCCGACCAGCACCGCTGCCGCCGCTCGTGCCGCTCTCGCCCTCGCCCATCACACCTGCTGCGTACCGGCCCTCCGACCCCCTCTTCGCGCAACAGTGGAACCTCCAGGCGATCCGGGCACCGGGGGCGTGGGCGCAACTAGCGGGGACGGGACGGGGAGCGCGGGTGACGGTCGCCGTGCTGGACACCGGATTCGTCAACTCGCCGGAGCTGGCGGGCCGGGTGGTGAACGGGTACGACTTCGTCTCCGACCCGGCGCGGGCGGGGGACGGGAATGGGCGCGACCGCGACGCGAGCGGCGTGGGCGAGTTCGCCTACCACGCGGAGGTCATCGGGAACCTGATCGGGGCGGCGCACGACGGTCGGGGCATGGCGGGCATCAACCCCCAGGCGCGCGTGGTGCAGGTGCGGGTGGCGGGCACGGACGGCATGGTCGCCCCGCAGGACCTCGCGGACGGGCTGCGCTGGGCGGCGGGGCTGAGCGTTCCGGGCACGCCGCTCAACCTCTATCCGGCGAAGGTGCTCAACCTCAGCCTGTTCGCGGACTTCATCCCGCTGACGGGGTGCGACGCACGCATTCAGGCGGCGGTGGACGCGGTGACCGCGCGCGGGGCACTCGTGGTGGCGGGGGCGGCGAATGACGGGGCGGATGCCCGTGGCTACTCGCCCGCCGGGTGCCGCAACGTGCTGACGGTGACCAGCGTGACCCAGGGCGGACAGCGCCCGGGCTACGCGAACTGGGGCACGAGCGTCGCGCTGGCCGCACCCGGGGGCGAACCCGGCCACGGCATTCCGGCGAGCAGCCTGAGTGGCCCGGGCGGGGAGCGGTCCCCGAACGGCACGAGCTTTGCCGCCCCCCACGCGGCGGGCGTGGCGAGCCTGCTCTTCGGCTTGAAGCTCACGCTGACGCCCGCGCAGGTACGCGACCTGCTGACCCGCACCGCCACGCCCTTTCCCGGTGGCCGCTGCGACCCCGACCCGGGCAAGCTCTGTGGCCGGGGCACCCTGAATGCGGAAGCGGCGGTGCGGGCGGCGCTGGCCTCCCCGGGACCCTCCGCCCCCGCCGGAACGCTACGCTAG
- a CDS encoding exodeoxyribonuclease III translates to MSALKVTTLNVNGLRSALRKGLVDWVARTGPDVLLLQEVRSDPMPEALAALGYAGAWFPAQKAGYSGVALLSRHGLDDVRVGMAHPEMDGEGRVLSAVVRGVRFASVYLPSGSSGPERQAFKDRVLGDYHAWTVATLAEGLPLVIGGDYNVAHREVDLKNWRGNVKNSGFLPHERAWMTAHLASGLTDTHRAHLGERAEYTWWSSRGNAYANDVGWRIDYLLAAGVPLRDLWVDRDARLSDHAPLTGTVDLGGQTSPNG, encoded by the coding sequence GTGTCTGCCCTGAAGGTCACCACCCTGAACGTGAACGGCCTGCGAAGCGCGCTGCGCAAGGGCCTGGTGGACTGGGTGGCGCGCACGGGGCCCGACGTGCTGCTCCTCCAGGAGGTGCGGTCGGACCCCATGCCGGAGGCGCTGGCCGCCCTGGGCTACGCCGGGGCGTGGTTCCCGGCCCAGAAGGCGGGGTACAGCGGGGTCGCGCTGCTCAGCCGTCATGGGCTGGACGATGTGCGGGTGGGCATGGCGCACCCCGAGATGGACGGCGAGGGCCGGGTGCTGAGCGCCGTGGTGCGGGGGGTGCGCTTTGCGAGTGTGTACCTGCCCAGCGGCTCCAGCGGCCCGGAGCGGCAGGCGTTCAAGGACCGCGTGCTGGGCGACTACCACGCCTGGACAGTCGCCACGCTCGCCGAGGGCCTACCCCTCGTGATCGGCGGCGACTACAACGTGGCGCACCGCGAGGTGGACCTGAAGAACTGGCGCGGCAACGTCAAGAACAGCGGCTTCCTGCCCCACGAACGGGCGTGGATGACGGCGCACCTCGCCTCCGGGCTGACGGACACGCACCGGGCTCACCTCGGCGAGCGCGCCGAGTACACCTGGTGGAGTAGTCGCGGAAATGCCTACGCGAACGACGTGGGCTGGCGCATCGACTACCTGCTCGCGGCGGGTGTGCCCCTGCGCGACCTGTGGGTAGACCGGGACGCGCGCCTCAGCGATCACGCGCCGCTGACGGGGACGGTGGACCTGGGCGGGCAGACCTCCCCCAACGGATAA
- the rnr gene encoding ribonuclease R, protein MPRAKKERVEQDPSQVQPPSQEQPKTTSRARRGRTSAAPAPSETNETLSPASEPVNSGTSRRGRSSRTAKTAGDAAQDAVAERPATADQPGAETAPKPRRKRKAKAQPAQEVPVEAAPAVEAPAPEAAPRRTRRERQAKPQTDQAVPEPTPTAPEPVTSEASPPAEEQPATTRTRRNRKPKAETEAAPTPEVIPPVAEPTDPLLLEVPKKRRGRKVKAPEPEAVEPTTTPGEVPLDAVLGGVEPVEVEEPVPLAEATITITGDAQADTPDPVVDTLLVEPGDDLPAPTPRRGRKSRRGAEVEQAAPASATPSQAEPEATDQAEDEADQGEDDPARALVVAQLRKLGRPIHVRDLERTFTRQMLDRLGNWRDLETLLDDLTRTGEVIRTRRRTYGLPEAMSLVRGRFQASAAGFGFVVPDSGGEDFYVAPEHTMEAWNGDTVLVRMEGRGDGGRDGRSSGPRRGQRGDGSPRASVARIVQRAYKQLVGTLEFSKGHPILKPDDPRARHRILLLPEGLEGLESGARVVVELFWPEQTGEDEVFGQVTRVLGEQDDPETETEAVIVKYGLRGEFSADVLEQANAIPTQIPAEALVGRLDLREFNIFTVDGRDAKDFDDAIHIQPTPEGTFVVGVHIADVSHYVTEGSPLDKEAYARATSVYLPGRVLPMLPEHLSNGVCSLVPYEDRLTMTAMVELSAEGDILDVKLAPSVIRSKARLTYDEVQAYSEATATLPDHARHLEGDLHLLLKITSKLRQKRLREGSLDFKLREVKVDVGPDGRMELIPIREETARGMIEDLMLLANKVVAHYLIEREIPALFRIHEEPTLQKFQDASNAIARLGISFPGGEPTPKAYQAVLKGVRGTPRESVVNTLLLRSMQQAKYAGENLGHFGLAFDEYLHFTSPIRRYPDLLVHRVLKGVLSGDLRANSRAVNDLRAKLPGMGDHTSERERAAAEAERDLTKYYQAKWAQEHLGETFTGNVAGVVSSGLFVALDNGVEGKLHISNLDDDYYIYLEDAQMLRGRSNGRTFRLGDPVTVTISQVNPLARQIDFTQENDMDGNDNTTRPRARRREEREAERREKLQSVSTAAPRKFTLDDPAPALPASPSRQAGQERSGRNTAAPSPKPDGRGQDGRGPARPQGGGYKRRVITLERPRNEHLRPVNITVQRMYFGDWTVDNMPPEEGQGGDRGGRGFGREGRNGNDRGGRGQGFSRGGSDRGAVRDLNGRQGGNRPPRAPQAAQAPAQPDSGQGGDADAKRRRRRRGRRGNGNGPQG, encoded by the coding sequence ATGCCGAGAGCGAAAAAGGAGCGCGTGGAGCAGGACCCCTCGCAGGTCCAGCCACCCTCCCAAGAACAACCGAAGACCACCAGCCGGGCCAGGCGCGGGCGCACGAGTGCTGCCCCTGCCCCCAGCGAAACCAACGAAACCCTTTCCCCGGCGAGCGAGCCCGTGAACAGCGGCACCTCCCGGCGGGGGCGCTCTTCCCGCACGGCGAAAACTGCCGGAGACGCGGCACAGGACGCCGTGGCCGAGCGTCCCGCGACTGCGGATCAACCGGGCGCGGAGACTGCCCCCAAACCCCGCCGCAAGCGTAAGGCGAAAGCTCAGCCCGCCCAAGAAGTGCCCGTCGAGGCGGCTCCCGCCGTTGAGGCGCCCGCGCCGGAGGCCGCACCCCGGCGCACACGCCGCGAGCGTCAGGCGAAGCCTCAAACGGACCAGGCCGTCCCGGAACCCACTCCAACTGCTCCCGAGCCGGTGACGTCCGAGGCGTCCCCTCCCGCCGAGGAGCAGCCCGCCACCACCAGGACGCGGCGTAACCGGAAACCCAAGGCTGAGACCGAAGCCGCACCGACGCCGGAAGTCATTCCGCCCGTCGCCGAGCCGACCGACCCCCTCCTGCTCGAAGTTCCGAAGAAACGGCGGGGGCGGAAGGTCAAAGCACCCGAGCCCGAGGCGGTGGAGCCGACCACGACCCCCGGTGAAGTGCCCCTGGACGCTGTTCTGGGCGGCGTGGAGCCCGTGGAGGTCGAGGAGCCCGTGCCCCTCGCGGAGGCGACCATCACCATCACGGGGGATGCCCAGGCGGACACGCCCGACCCGGTGGTGGACACCCTGCTCGTGGAGCCGGGAGACGACCTTCCCGCGCCGACGCCTCGCCGTGGCCGTAAGTCCAGACGGGGAGCAGAGGTCGAGCAGGCTGCTCCCGCTTCCGCCACGCCCTCGCAGGCCGAGCCCGAGGCGACTGACCAGGCCGAGGACGAGGCGGACCAGGGCGAGGATGATCCCGCCCGCGCCCTCGTCGTCGCGCAGCTTCGCAAGTTGGGGCGGCCCATCCACGTGCGCGACCTGGAACGCACCTTTACCCGGCAGATGCTCGACCGCCTGGGGAACTGGCGCGACCTGGAGACGCTGCTGGACGACCTGACCCGCACGGGCGAGGTGATCCGCACCCGGCGCCGCACCTACGGCCTGCCCGAGGCGATGAGCCTGGTGCGCGGGCGCTTCCAGGCGTCGGCAGCGGGCTTCGGCTTCGTGGTGCCCGACAGCGGCGGCGAGGACTTCTACGTGGCCCCCGAGCACACCATGGAGGCCTGGAACGGCGACACCGTGCTCGTCCGCATGGAGGGCCGGGGCGATGGTGGCAGGGATGGCCGGAGCAGCGGCCCCCGCCGCGGTCAGCGCGGCGACGGCAGCCCGCGCGCCTCGGTCGCCCGCATCGTGCAGCGCGCGTACAAGCAGCTCGTGGGCACGCTGGAATTCAGCAAGGGCCACCCCATCCTGAAGCCCGACGATCCCCGCGCCCGCCACCGCATCCTGCTCCTGCCCGAGGGGCTGGAAGGTCTGGAAAGCGGTGCCCGCGTCGTGGTCGAGTTGTTCTGGCCCGAGCAGACCGGCGAGGACGAGGTCTTCGGGCAGGTCACCCGCGTGCTCGGCGAGCAGGACGACCCCGAGACCGAGACCGAGGCGGTCATCGTCAAGTACGGCCTGCGCGGTGAATTCTCGGCGGACGTGCTGGAGCAGGCGAACGCGATCCCGACACAAATCCCGGCTGAGGCACTCGTGGGCCGCCTCGACCTGCGCGAGTTCAACATCTTCACGGTGGACGGGCGCGACGCGAAGGACTTCGACGACGCGATCCACATCCAGCCCACGCCGGAGGGCACCTTTGTGGTCGGCGTCCACATCGCGGACGTGAGCCACTACGTGACCGAGGGCTCGCCGCTCGACAAGGAGGCCTACGCCCGCGCGACGAGCGTGTACCTGCCGGGCCGCGTGCTGCCCATGCTCCCCGAGCACCTCAGCAACGGGGTGTGCAGCCTGGTGCCGTACGAGGACCGCCTGACGATGACGGCGATGGTGGAGCTCTCCGCCGAGGGCGACATCCTCGACGTGAAGCTCGCGCCCAGCGTGATCCGCTCCAAGGCCCGCCTGACCTACGACGAGGTGCAGGCGTACTCGGAGGCGACCGCGACGCTGCCCGACCACGCCCGCCACCTGGAGGGCGACCTCCACCTCCTGCTCAAGATCACCTCCAAGCTGCGGCAGAAGCGGCTGCGCGAGGGCTCGCTCGACTTCAAGCTGCGCGAGGTGAAGGTGGACGTGGGGCCGGACGGGCGCATGGAACTCATCCCCATCCGCGAGGAGACGGCGCGCGGGATGATCGAGGACCTGATGCTGCTCGCCAACAAGGTGGTCGCCCACTACCTGATCGAGCGCGAGATTCCGGCCCTCTTCCGCATTCACGAGGAACCGACCCTCCAGAAGTTCCAGGATGCGTCAAACGCCATCGCGCGGCTGGGAATCTCGTTCCCAGGCGGGGAGCCGACGCCGAAGGCCTACCAGGCCGTCCTCAAGGGCGTGCGGGGCACCCCACGCGAGAGCGTGGTGAACACGCTGCTGCTCAGGAGCATGCAGCAGGCGAAGTACGCGGGCGAGAACCTGGGGCACTTCGGCCTCGCGTTTGACGAGTACCTGCACTTCACCTCGCCGATCCGCCGCTACCCGGACCTTCTGGTGCACCGGGTATTGAAGGGCGTCCTTTCGGGCGACCTGCGCGCGAACAGCCGCGCGGTGAACGACCTGCGGGCGAAGCTGCCCGGCATGGGCGACCACACTTCCGAGCGCGAGCGGGCCGCCGCCGAGGCCGAGCGCGACCTCACGAAGTACTACCAGGCGAAGTGGGCGCAGGAGCACCTGGGCGAGACCTTCACGGGCAACGTGGCGGGCGTGGTGTCGAGCGGGCTTTTCGTGGCGCTCGACAACGGGGTGGAGGGCAAGCTGCACATCTCCAACCTCGACGACGACTACTACATCTACCTGGAGGACGCGCAGATGCTGCGGGGCCGCTCGAATGGGCGCACCTTCCGCCTGGGCGACCCGGTGACCGTGACGATCAGCCAGGTCAATCCCCTGGCACGGCAAATCGACTTCACGCAGGAGAACGACATGGACGGCAACGACAACACGACCCGGCCCCGCGCCCGGCGCCGCGAGGAGCGCGAGGCCGAACGGCGCGAGAAGCTCCAGAGCGTGAGCACGGCGGCGCCCCGGAAATTCACGCTGGACGACCCGGCGCCCGCCCTCCCGGCCAGCCCTTCCCGGCAGGCGGGGCAGGAGCGCAGCGGACGGAACACTGCTGCCCCCAGCCCCAAGCCGGACGGACGCGGTCAGGACGGGCGCGGCCCGGCACGGCCCCAGGGCGGCGGCTACAAGCGGCGGGTCATCACCCTGGAGCGCCCTCGCAACGAGCACCTGCGTCCGGTAAACATCACCGTGCAGCGCATGTACTTCGGCGACTGGACGGTGGACAACATGCCTCCCGAGGAGGGGCAGGGCGGCGACCGGGGCGGGCGCGGCTTCGGGCGGGAGGGCCGCAATGGCAATGACCGTGGCGGACGGGGCCAGGGCTTCTCGCGCGGCGGGAGCGACCGGGGCGCCGTGCGCGACCTGAACGGGCGGCAGGGGGGGAATCGGCCGCCCCGTGCGCCGCAGGCTGCCCAGGCTCCGGCCCAGCCCGACAGCGGCCAGGGGGGCGACGCGGACGCCAAACGCCGCCGCCGCCGCCGTGGGCGCCGGGGGAACGGCAACGGGCCACAGGGGTAA
- a CDS encoding class I SAM-dependent methyltransferase, which translates to MWGWTRIIAGTAEALPFPDASFDAVLLVRVLAHRADLVTALAEARRVLKPGGQMVVAAHGPDHLRETWRVLTGKENAARSSPQPNARHLRVPVIVSAADAGTLAQSYGLTVDGEGKGFPVNDHLHLVVEVSRRFPRT; encoded by the coding sequence GTGTGGGGGTGGACCCGCATCATCGCGGGCACGGCCGAGGCTCTCCCCTTCCCGGACGCCTCGTTCGACGCCGTGCTGCTCGTCCGGGTCCTCGCCCACCGGGCAGACCTGGTGACGGCCCTCGCCGAGGCGCGGCGGGTCCTCAAGCCAGGCGGGCAGATGGTGGTGGCAGCCCACGGGCCGGACCACCTACGGGAGACGTGGCGGGTCCTGACTGGGAAGGAGAATGCGGCGCGGTCCAGCCCTCAGCCGAACGCCCGCCACCTCCGCGTCCCTGTGATCGTCTCAGCGGCGGACGCGGGCACTCTTGCACAGAGTTACGGCCTAACCGTGGACGGCGAGGGGAAGGGCTTTCCTGTCAACGACCACCTTCACCTGGTCGTCGAGGTCAGCCGACGGTTCCCCCGCACCTGA
- a CDS encoding SDR family NAD(P)-dependent oxidoreductase, translated as MTSLPAKSRTVILTGASSGIGRAAAFELASRGHRLVLAARREAELAALARELDPSGSRVIAVPTDVTDDASRRALVDAARAHFGPIDVLINNAGVTVERGWWWDDPDPLRVLRVNLEAPIELTRLVLPEMRSRGAGHIVNIGSVAGRAATHGMYSASKFGLRGFSLGLRRELQGTGVEVSLIAPGFVRSEMTASARLPMPGPEIVARAMADVLEHPRREVIVPRFYALLAALEHLLPSLGDWVTARIIHRRYDHR; from the coding sequence ATGACCTCTCTTCCAGCCAAATCGCGCACGGTGATCCTCACGGGCGCTTCGAGCGGCATCGGTCGGGCGGCGGCCTTTGAACTTGCCTCCAGGGGGCACCGGCTGGTGCTGGCGGCCCGCCGCGAGGCCGAACTCGCCGCCCTCGCCCGCGAACTCGACCCGTCCGGCTCGCGCGTGATCGCCGTCCCGACCGATGTGACCGACGACGCCTCCCGCCGCGCGCTCGTGGACGCGGCCCGCGCGCACTTCGGCCCCATCGACGTGCTGATCAACAACGCGGGCGTTACCGTCGAGCGGGGCTGGTGGTGGGACGATCCCGATCCCCTGCGGGTGCTGCGGGTGAACCTGGAGGCGCCCATTGAACTCACGCGGCTGGTGCTGCCCGAGATGCGCTCACGCGGGGCGGGTCACATCGTCAACATCGGCTCGGTGGCGGGGCGCGCCGCGACGCACGGCATGTACTCCGCGAGCAAGTTCGGCCTGCGCGGCTTCTCGCTGGGCCTGCGCCGCGAACTTCAGGGCACTGGGGTGGAGGTCAGCTTGATCGCCCCCGGCTTCGTCCGCAGCGAGATGACCGCCTCGGCCCGCCTCCCCATGCCCGGGCCGGAGATCGTGGCCCGCGCGATGGCCGACGTGCTGGAGCATCCGCGCCGTGAGGTGATCGTGCCACGCTTCTACGCGCTGCTCGCCGCCCTGGAGCATTTGCTGCCCAGCCTCGGGGACTGGGTGACCGCCCGAATTATTCACCGCCGCTACGACCACCGGTAG
- a CDS encoding non-heme iron oxygenase ferredoxin subunit produces MSEAVGVERVRVGAEAELPEGSQTAVTVGGVSVVVIRYEGQFYALRNNCTHKDYPLLGGEVSLGRITCEKHGAKFELATGKAKTLPAVKPVKIYRTLVEDGEVYVLPL; encoded by the coding sequence ATGAGCGAGGCGGTCGGGGTCGAGCGGGTGCGGGTGGGGGCGGAGGCGGAACTGCCGGAGGGCAGCCAGACGGCGGTGACGGTGGGCGGCGTGAGCGTGGTCGTCATCCGCTACGAGGGCCAGTTCTACGCCCTGCGGAACAACTGCACCCACAAGGACTACCCCCTGCTGGGCGGCGAAGTGAGCCTGGGCCGCATCACCTGCGAGAAGCACGGCGCCAAGTTCGAACTGGCGACCGGCAAGGCCAAGACGCTTCCCGCCGTGAAGCCGGTCAAGATTTACCGCACCCTCGTCGAGGACGGCGAGGTGTACGTCCTGCCGCTCTGA
- a CDS encoding alpha/beta hydrolase produces MGAEAFPPPDLELLEDVTFSAHGLRLDVLRSHQRSAEPLPAVMHIHGGAWVMFGKWPVANVFLARAGFVTVSVDYRLAPDATFPAQIHDVKTAVRWLRAHADTLGVDPERIGVWGISAGAHLAALLGTTAGHPGLEGLDGGWEDQSSEVQVVGNVGGVMDFLDPGMLFGPEPFPLFGAPLAGRPDLAVLASPVTHVAGHCAPFIHLHGRNDEHVPVSQARRMHAALKAGNACTELVELEGDHFINETHQDEVERRLLAFFRRELAYAPGVPAGWSSG; encoded by the coding sequence ATGGGTGCCGAAGCCTTCCCGCCCCCCGACCTGGAACTGCTGGAGGACGTGACCTTCAGCGCTCATGGTCTGCGACTCGACGTTTTGCGCTCACACCAGCGTTCCGCAGAACCGCTCCCCGCCGTCATGCACATCCACGGGGGCGCGTGGGTCATGTTCGGCAAATGGCCGGTGGCGAACGTCTTTCTCGCCCGGGCCGGGTTCGTGACCGTGTCCGTGGATTACCGGCTCGCGCCGGACGCGACGTTCCCCGCACAGATTCACGACGTGAAGACGGCGGTGAGGTGGCTGCGGGCGCATGCAGACACGCTTGGCGTTGACCCAGAGCGCATCGGTGTCTGGGGAATCAGCGCCGGGGCACATCTCGCCGCGTTGCTCGGCACGACTGCGGGGCATCCTGGCTTGGAGGGCCTGGATGGTGGCTGGGAGGACCAGTCTTCCGAGGTTCAGGTGGTCGGCAATGTCGGCGGCGTGATGGATTTCCTCGACCCGGGGATGCTGTTCGGGCCGGAGCCCTTCCCCCTGTTCGGTGCTCCGCTGGCTGGCCGACCTGACCTTGCGGTGCTGGCGAGCCCGGTCACGCATGTGGCGGGCCACTGTGCCCCCTTTATCCACCTGCATGGAAGGAATGACGAGCATGTTCCCGTGTCCCAGGCGCGGCGGATGCATGCGGCGCTGAAGGCCGGGAATGCCTGCACTGAACTCGTGGAACTGGAGGGCGACCACTTCATCAACGAGACCCATCAGGACGAGGTGGAGCGCAGGCTGCTGGCATTCTTCCGGCGCGAACTCGCCTACGCCCCGGGCGTCCCTGCCGGGTGGTCGAGTGGGTAG
- a CDS encoding FG-GAP repeat domain-containing protein: protein MPRPALSALALLACVSLGVSASAPLRPALVLLPGETRPILLGAWDGGRWLSPAATAPRLVAGARYRVQDLPGRGTTAGGTRASSLGVPCEDSFDLGLKPLPASPVFRVVTSTTGNSRPRPVTVLPTSNPAYRALVRDELVRRGLKNPQVNLLGLTRADLDGDGTDEVIIEAAHYAERSGLYPPPVGQPGDYSLLLLRSVRNGKAHTTVLGASLAPRTPYDPGSGAPMPLASLYRLAGLADLNGDGRMEILTFSSYYEGFGITGGEWTPQGEVRTRLETGCGA from the coding sequence ATGCCCCGCCCCGCCCTGTCCGCCCTGGCCCTGCTCGCCTGCGTCTCCCTGGGAGTATCAGCCTCTGCTCCTCTGCGGCCCGCGCTCGTGCTGCTCCCCGGCGAGACGAGGCCGATCCTGCTGGGCGCGTGGGACGGCGGGCGGTGGCTCTCTCCGGCAGCCACGGCTCCGCGCCTGGTTGCGGGCGCCCGCTACCGGGTGCAGGACTTGCCGGGCCGGGGGACCACCGCGGGCGGCACTCGGGCCTCCTCCCTCGGCGTCCCCTGCGAGGACAGCTTCGATCTGGGGTTAAAACCCCTACCGGCCAGCCCCGTTTTCCGCGTCGTCACGTCCACCACCGGGAACTCCCGCCCACGCCCGGTCACCGTCCTTCCGACCTCCAACCCGGCCTACCGGGCGCTTGTCCGCGATGAGCTGGTGCGCCGGGGGCTGAAAAACCCACAGGTCAACCTGCTCGGCCTTACCCGCGCTGACCTCGACGGCGACGGGACGGATGAGGTCATCATCGAGGCTGCCCATTACGCCGAGCGTTCGGGCCTCTACCCCCCGCCTGTCGGGCAGCCCGGCGATTACAGCCTGCTCCTCCTGCGCTCGGTGCGAAATGGGAAGGCCCACACCACGGTCCTCGGCGCGTCGCTCGCTCCCCGCACGCCCTACGATCCCGGAAGCGGCGCCCCCATGCCCCTGGCGAGCCTCTACCGCCTGGCGGGGCTGGCGGACCTGAACGGCGATGGCCGGATGGAGATTCTGACCTTCAGCTCCTACTACGAGGGCTTCGGGATCACGGGGGGCGAGTGGACGCCGCAGGGGGAAGTGCGGACCCGGCTGGAGACGGGGTGCGGGGCGTGA
- a CDS encoding App1 family protein, producing the protein MNAAKMGFKAVQPTLERALRAVDHAVSGYVQPRRARGKLILQPYVGWGTPQFVELTGRVLLPRALAPAKKGDPRWRNFRSTLRRLLSREVGGVKVTGTLGSVTASGVSDSDGYFTLTFVPGEGGTPFAGGWHEAGLTIGGREGVTRARVQVVAGARFGIISDLDDTVLQSDVTSLPRMLYTSLTGNARTRLPFPGVGALYRAMVRDGELRNPIFYVSSSPWNFFDLLWQFLDYRRIPLGPLFLRNWGFDLLGGHGGYKHGVIERIFTRFPDLKFVLVGDSGEKDPEIYAEVVRRHPGRVLAVYIRDVTEAGRDEGVLKLREEVRRAGVDLVLAADSLNAASHAMAMGLITPGELRSVLTSVARAYAT; encoded by the coding sequence ATGAACGCGGCCAAGATGGGCTTCAAGGCGGTGCAACCCACGCTGGAACGGGCCTTGCGGGCGGTGGACCACGCGGTCAGCGGGTACGTGCAGCCCCGCCGCGCCCGCGGCAAGCTGATCCTGCAACCCTACGTGGGCTGGGGCACGCCCCAGTTCGTGGAATTGACCGGCCGGGTGCTGCTGCCCCGCGCGCTCGCCCCCGCGAAAAAGGGCGACCCGCGCTGGCGCAACTTCCGCAGCACCTTGCGCCGCCTGCTCTCGCGTGAGGTGGGCGGGGTCAAAGTCACCGGCACGCTGGGGAGCGTCACGGCGAGCGGCGTCAGCGACAGCGACGGCTACTTCACCCTGACGTTCGTGCCGGGGGAGGGCGGCACGCCCTTCGCGGGCGGCTGGCACGAGGCGGGCCTGACCATCGGGGGCCGCGAGGGCGTCACCCGCGCCCGCGTGCAGGTGGTCGCCGGGGCGCGCTTCGGCATCATCAGCGACCTGGACGACACCGTGCTCCAGTCGGACGTGACCAGCCTGCCCCGGATGCTCTACACCAGCCTGACCGGCAACGCCCGCACCCGTCTGCCCTTTCCCGGCGTGGGCGCGCTCTACCGGGCGATGGTCCGGGACGGCGAGCTGCGCAACCCGATCTTCTACGTCTCCAGCAGTCCCTGGAATTTCTTCGACCTGCTGTGGCAATTCCTGGACTACCGCCGCATTCCGCTGGGGCCGCTCTTTCTGCGGAACTGGGGCTTCGACCTGCTGGGCGGGCACGGCGGGTACAAGCACGGGGTCATCGAGCGTATCTTCACCCGTTTCCCCGACCTGAAGTTCGTCCTGGTCGGCGACAGCGGCGAGAAGGACCCCGAAATCTATGCCGAGGTCGTGCGCCGCCACCCCGGGCGGGTGCTCGCCGTCTACATCCGGGACGTGACGGAAGCCGGGCGCGACGAGGGCGTCCTGAAGCTCCGGGAGGAAGTCCGCCGGGCGGGCGTGGACCTCGTCCTCGCCGCCGACAGCCTGAACGCCGCCAGCCACGCGATGGCGATGGGCCTGATCACGCCGGGCGAGCTGCGGAGCGTGCTGACGAGCGTGGCGCGGGCATACGCGACGTGA